One part of the Lotus japonicus ecotype B-129 chromosome 2, LjGifu_v1.2 genome encodes these proteins:
- the LOC130735511 gene encoding kunitz trypsin inhibitor 5-like: MKTSTLLAFVLLFAFISQQPLLGAAEASPEQVVDITGKKLRAGTNYYILPASPLYRCGRYGRCRSGEGLSLASTDKSCPLDVVLVSGPYGYHGIPLTFRPVDSKKGVIRVSTDLNIMFQTDHTSCAEYSPVWKIDASKGKWFVSSGGSVGNPGWKTIYNWFKIEKSNEAYKLVYCPNVVQSSKHLCKNIGLIVDDNGNRRLALSDVPFKVKFQKA; the protein is encoded by the coding sequence ATGAAAACCAGTACATTGCTTGCATTTGTCCTTCTCTTTGCCTTCATCTCACAACAACCACTGCTTGGAGCAGCTGAAGCTTCACCTGAGCAAGTGGTTGACATCACAGGGAAGAAGCTCCGGGCCGGCACCAATTACTACATTCTTCCTGCTTCACCCTTATATAGGTGTGGACGTTATGGAAGGTGTAGAAGTGGTGAAGGCCTTTCACTTGCCAGCACTGATAAATCTTGCCCTCTTGATGTTGTGCTTGTGAGTGGACCTTATGGATACCATGGCATCCCACTAACCTTCCGACCTGTTGACTCAAAAAAAGGCGTGATTCGTGTGTCAACGGATTTGAACATCATGTTCCAAACTGATCACACGAGTTGCGCTGAGTATTCCCCAGTTTGGAAGATTGATGCATCTAAAGGAAAGTGGTTTGTGAGCAGTGGCGGATCTGTCGGCAACCCTGGTTGGAAAACCATCTACAACTGGTTCAAAATTGAGAAGAGTAATGAGGCCTATAAGCTGGTGTACTGTCCCAATGTAGTGCAATCTTCCAAGCATCTGTGCAAGAATATTGGCCTCATTGTGGATGATAATGGGAATAGGCGTCTGGCTCTGAGTGATGTTCCATTCAAAGTTAAGTTCCAGAAGGCCTGA